The segment CCGTGGCATTTGAGATATCGACCAAGAAAATATTTTTATGCTTCGCTAGTTTCCCGCTGTGATAGTCACGCTCGAGCACCAAAAATCGCGATTCATCCACCGCCAAAATCTCACTCACTCCCAACGAAGGTTCCTCGAGTGGATAATCAATCTCAAAGGTATTTTTGACGACGGGATTGGAAGCGGACAGATCACTCGAATCCATCACAAGCCACCGGCAATGCGTTCCAAAACACATGCCATTTTCGATCGTTCCGTCCTGCACAAGCGAGCTTTGGGGAACCGCGACGACCCGGTTTCCACTAGGCGTCAAGGCAACACCTTCCAATCCTCGATTCGAAGCAATTCCAGTATGGGAACGTCCACTTTCGGGTAGCATGTAGCGAAACCGCTGGGGTAGTTGAATTTCCGATTCGATGCGTCCTGAGCGGTTTGCGATTACCAAATGGGGACCATACTCATCACTCACAAGCAGCGATCCGTCGGCTAGAAAACGAAGACCTTCGGGATCCATTGCGGTCCATTTTTCGCGTCCGTCTTTACTGCGTAGATCTTTCTGGTGAGCGGTTAAAGAGCCGACAACCGATTCGCCCGCAAGATTCGAAAACATCGTTGTCGAAACGAGATTGAACGTGATCTTTTTGGTTGAGGAGTCGACGGTGAGATCCACCTCGTGAAACCGGCAGGGGTAGGAGACTTTCCCATCACCTGCCCCCCGATCCGCTAGAAGCAGGAATCGGTCGCCCGTGCCTGTGTACTCCATCGCCGACAGGCCCCCAAGAAAATCGGCATAGGAGCCATCTTCAAGCTTTTCATCCAAGCCACTGGCATCGCGAATATGACCGTCCAGGCGCAGGACACCAATGAGTTCAATTGGTTGAGAGGACGCTTTTGAAGCTGTTTTCGCGGCAACCAAGCGATTCTCTGCCGCCAATGCAGGCCTGGCAAACGGCACGACCAACAACATGAAAACCCATACGGAGTTCATCCAAACTGACTTCATCGTCATCGACTGTTTCCTATTCAACTTTTATCTGGCATCGCTGACCAAAATACGTTCTTAGTCGCGCGGCGGAATTCTAGAAAGACAGAGCTCGATTTCGATTGAGATCTCATGAAGAAACAATGAAGTTTTCTTGAACGACGTCCCGGGACCATTCCATTTGCTCCATTTGCCTGTTGCATTTTTGCAATCTAGCCGTAGGCGTGGTGAAATCCCAAAACGGCGAAATTGTCAATAAACCAAGAAAAGCAAGAAAAGCGATCGAAGCGATTTGGAATTGGCTTATGCGGAACCTTCGCTCGTAAGCGTACCGCGACGGCTCGGCAAATCAGACAGATGCCCGAAGAATCCAATCCTAATCGCGGATCGGACGGGAATGCGTGATGATGGAGGTCAATGAAAAACAAATCCCTGACTTGTTTAGCGAATTGCGTCGCGACCCCGAATGGTCCCTACCGACCCGGTTACAGATCGCGGCTTGGCCCGTCATCGCAGCCGCCGTACGGCTGATCATGAGCTACGGCCTATTGGTTTATCAACGCAATGAGATTTCTCAGATGCAAACCGTTGATAGGAAAACGCAAGCCACCGTTGTTGCGACGAACATTCGCGTAAGTCAGCTTGATTGGTAGAAATGGTTTGCGAACACGCTCGGGAGCCCCCTTGGTCGGAAGTGACTCCAATCTCTGCAATGGTTAAGGGTGGATGGAAACCGGAGCAGGCTTGTGCCGATCCGACGGTGTCAAGTTCGCCAACCTTGACCAAGACGGTGAACTCTGGTTCGGAACGTTTGGCGGTTTGTGCCGGATGAGAGACAGCAATTCACTCGATGGCGAGAAGACCTACCGAATCCACCTTCCAGCTAACCTTCGAGCTAACCTTCGAGCCAAACGATTTTGGGACAGAACGATTTCCGATAACCAGACATGTTCGACGTAGCAAAATTGGACTGATTTTCTTTGGGGGCAAGCGTGCAACCGCAACTCAGATAACAATCCTTGCCCTCTGGTTTTATCAGTCCGCTTTTCCCTGGCTTCCTAGCCGGTTAAGATTGGCTACATCGGAAGGATCGCGCCGATGTTTGTTGGCGGGCGGTGACAGGTACTCCAGACCGAATCGTCGTCGGTGGCCGAATTGTCGTCGGATTTGTGACGATAGCAGAGAAGACGCGGATGTGGCATCCGACGGCAACATCGACAGCATCCTGGGGTGGAATGCTCCGACCACTTAAAGAAGTGGCAACCTTGGCAATACAAAACAGTGGCTTATGAAACATGAAGCTACAGAACGCTCTCCGGCTAGGATTCAACATCAAAGGTAGTCATCGTGCTCGATAAACTCGCACTCTTCATCATTTTCGCTCTGCTGGTCATGATTGCAGCGGCGATCGTGATCATCGGATCCATTCCGGGAAAGATCGCTCGCAAACGCAACCATCCTTGGCCCGATGCGGTCAACGTGGCCAGTTGGATTGGGTTGGCCACCGGTGTCCTTTGGCCGTTGGCTTTCATTTGGGCATACTTGCCGGTACCGGCAAAATCAGGAAGCGGCTCAGCCGACGCGGGTAGGGACGAAGATTACGCGAACCTGAAGCATCGGATTGCCGAGTTGGAAGCCGCGACGAAAGAACTGCAGTCGCGGCCGCCGGAGGGCTCCGTATGATCACGGTCATGCTAATAGGCTACATCGCATGCGTGATCGTTGCCTTCAAGGTCATCAAGATCAAAGTTTCCACCACGTCGATCGCGACATCTGCCTTTGTGGGTGTCATTATTTTTGCTGGCATTATCATTGTCTGGCAACAGGCAGCCCCGATATCGGAGCAGATGATTCTGCAGCGGCGCGTCTTGCAGGTCATGCCGGATGTTCGCGAGTTCGTTTCCAAGGTCCATGTTGAGGGAAATCAATTGGTCCACAAGGGCGACCCGATTTTCGACGTCATTCCGGACCGATTCCAAGATGCTGTTGTTGAATCCGCGGGGCAGCTTGCCGCCGCCAAAGCCACCGTGTCACAAATGGAGTCCGCGGTGACGGCCGCAGAGGCAGCCGTCAAAGGGTCGTCCGCCGACACGGCCGCTGCCAAGGCACAGCTCGATACAGCACTGGCGTTACAAGCAAGCGAAGCCGGCGCGATCGCGAAACTGAAGATCGCCGAAGCACAGCAGTCGTATGTCGCGGCCCAGGCCAGTTACCAAGTCGTCGCCGCGCAACTCAAGAAAACGAAGTTCTCGCTCGCCTCAGCGAAGCAAGCAGTGGATGCCGCACAAGCGGGACTGGACATCGCCAACTTCAATCTCGAAAACTGCCAATACACCTCACCGATTGATGGCAGGATCATGAACTTGCAAATCCGTGAAGGAACTCCTGCGGCACGTTGGCGTTTTGCATCGATCGGCACGATCGAGGACATGTCCGATTCCTACATTCTGGCGATCTACCCACAGAACCTCTTGAGCAAAGTCAAGGTGGGTGACGACGTGGAGATCGCGTTCAAGCGGCTCCGTGGCCAACTTGCGACAGGCAAAGTCGAAGCGGTCTTAAAATACACAGGCGAAGGCGAATTGATGCCAAGTGGCGATCTTCCCGTTGCCGCGACGATCGGATCAAAGGGAAAACTGGCCGTCAAGATTCGGCTTGATGACGAAGAATTGGCGAAGAAGTTGCCCTTAGGGGCGGCGGGTGCTACGGCGATTTATACCGACTTTGGCGGGGCGTTTCACATCATCACCAAGATCACCGTTCGCGTCAAAGGTTGGATCTACTTCATCTTGCCGGGTTAGAACGCACACATAAAGAAAGAGTTCAATAATGGTCACGATCATCACGATTGGCTACATTTGTTTGGTTATCATCGTATTCAAGGTCCTGAGGGTCAAAGTGACTCCCACGACGGTGGCCACGGCGGTCCTGACCGGTGTGGTCGTGCTCGGTGCGGTCATCATGGGGTGGCAATTTTCGGCTCCGATGACCAGTCAAATGACCGTCAACCGCAACGTGATCCCACTACTAAGTGAACAGGATTCCAAAGAGGTTATCACGAAGATTCACGTCAAGTCGGACCAGCTGGTCACGAAAGGGACCATCCTGTGGGAGACGGACAAACGGCCCAACCAATATGCGTTGAACCAGGCCGCTGCCCAGTTGGCCGTTGCGGAAGCGAACGAATCGGAGCTAGAGGCGGCAGTGGAAGTTGCGGCGGCAACCGTGCAGAAGGCCAAAGCCAACCAGGACTATCAGAAAGCGACTCTGGACACGGCGATCGAGATTCAGAAATTGGACCCTCAGGCCGTCGCCGCATTGAAAGTCGAAGTCCAACAAGAGATTTACTTGTCGGCACGAGCTGCGGTCGACCAAGCAATCGCGGGGCTGCAGGAAGCGAAATCCGCCCTGCAAAGTGCCCAGGAAGGAATCAAATCACTCAAGGCCCAGGTCGCGATTGCTGAGCTGAACTTGCAGCAAAACGATGTCATCGCACCCGCGGACGGCTATGTGATGAACATGCAAATCGTCGAAGGCACCGTGACCTCCACGGCGATCTCATCCGCACAAGGCATTTTCGTGGACATGTCGGAGACCCAAGTCGTCGCTGTCTTTCCCCAAAATCTGCTGGCAAACGTTGAACCAGGGAACCTCGTCGAGATCGCATTTAAGAGTCGGCCAGGTCAGATTGCGACCGGCAAGGTCATTGCCGTTCTGGAGTTTTCCGGCGAAGGGCAGTTCGTCACCACACCTGTCCTTCCGATCGCAGCCGATGTGGGATCGAAAGGGATGTTGGCGGCCAAGATTTCGCTGGACGATAAAGTGGCCGCCAAAGAATTAGCCCTAGGAGGCGCCGGTAGCACGGCGATCTACACAAACACCGGACAAGCATTTCAAATCATCACGAAGATCGCAGTTCGGCTGAAAGCATGGATGAATTACCTTCCCGTTTGAAAGTTCCGAATCTCGGCATCCGTCTGATGTTGCACTTCGTTATTTAATGTGAGCCTTTGAGATGCGTCAACGAAACACGATATCCGTAGTCATCCTGAGCGTGCCGCTGTTCTACTTCTGCGGTCCGACCTTCGCGCAGTTTCCTGGGTCGCCGAACGTTGGTGGCCCAGATTCGGCTCGCAGCCTTTCGAGTCCGCGCAGCGACCTGGGGTTTCGCAGCGACCCGGTTGCCAATCCCTCACCCTCGTTGACGCCCAACGAAGTTCTCCATCCGCGTGGTTCACTCGACTCCGGCCAAGTGCTAAACCCGAAACCATCGCTCAACCGACCTCGCACGGGAGGCGATCATCCACAGGCGAATCGCGACAGTAAGACGGCAGCCGTCCGAGTTCAAACCGCACGACCGATCATCGACGAAAACACGACCGGTGACGATGCGGGTCCTTCTGCAACCCAAGCGACAACATCCAACTTGCCCGCCGGCGAACAGATTCTCATTGCAGTGGTGGCATTGGACGAGCAGCTTGCGATCGTTGCACCGAATCAAGCATGGTCAAAGCGTCTGTCGCTCGATACGTTGCGAACCATTCCCGTACTGAGTGATCAGCCGGCAAATGACGAGCAAAGAGCGGGGCTGGAGAAAATTCTAAAGACCTACCTGGCGGTTGAAAAAGAGGAGCAGTCCACCAGCGTCAACAGGCTTCCGGAATTCAAGCGAACCCTCAAAACGCTTCAACAATACCTTTCACCTTTGGATGTTCGTCGGCGTAAGAAGGCATTGGCGGCATTTGGGCAGATAGCTAGCGACCTGGCTTGGTATAAGAACGGCGCAGATTGGGCTGAATACTTGGTCCCACCAGAGTTGGTAGCCGGCGATGGCAAAAGCCCGCCGTCGAAAGAATTGCTGGAAAAGCAACTCAAACGCTACGCCAAGGTTTCTGGCGACCCGGCCTACAAAAAAGTCTATTCGCTTCCTGGTTTTGTGCCGGCCTACCAAGCCGTTAAGTCCTTGGCATCGAACGGAAAATAAGTTGTGGCAGGGGCTTCCAGCCACGGTACCGTTCGCGTGGTCTTAGCGTTTCGAAAACTCAAACGGCAACTTTGCCACAAACACGGTCGGCGTTTCTGCGGTCTTGTCACCTGCTTCGGCTTTGGCTCGCTGGGGCTTGGCCACGATTGATACTGGTGACACGATTCGTGCTGATGACACGACCGGTGACAAGCGGCCGGTGTCCTCAAGCAACAGCCCGTCGCAGGAGATCTCGCCGCGTCCGCTGCAATTGCTCCCTAAGCCATCCCCCAGTAGATCGCAACGCGGCGAATCGCAAACTTTCGGCAGGCACTTCTGTTCGTAGTCATCGGGACCGAAGCAGAGCGGAACGCGGACGCATGGTTCCGTCTTGGGACAATAGTCGTCGCGTTGCAGGCAGAGCGGAACGCGAACGCAGGGCTCCGTCTTGGCACAATAGTCGTCCGGGCACCATTTGCCGATGCAATCGGGCACGGGACATCCAAACAGCTTGCGACGTGGTTCGGCGGTAGATGCCGTTGTCGTCCAACAACAGACGAAACTGGCCAGGATGAAACTTATTTTTGGTATCGTATGGATCATTTCATTTTTCACGTTGGTAGCGTTTGTGGCTTGCTGCCGCCGTTCGGGCAGATCACTGGGGCTGGGGCACCTCAAGTTCCGATGCGTGGGTTAACCTTTCAGCAATTCCAATTCATCGTCGGTCGGTACGGGTGGCAGCATACGATCCTCATCGTCATCTGCTGAATCCTTCCCGTCGCTTTTACCAGCATCCTCGTCGGTTTCCGCTGGTTCGTCTTGTTCCAGCGTCACCTCTAGGTCCGAGTTGCCCTCGTCGGTCGTCGTCGGATAGGAATCATCCTTCGAGAACTCCTCAATCATTGCCAACGGACCGCGGCGGATCCCGTATCGAATTTCCCAACCGCCTCCGAGAGCCTTGTAGGTGGCGACCATCGCTTGGGCGGCATCACTTTGGACGCTCGCCAAAGTATTTTGGGCTTGGACGAGGGCGCCTTGCAGGTTGTAGACACGGTTAAAATCGGTTGCGCCGCTGCGGTACTGCGCGAGGGCCAAATCAACCGACTTTTGCGAGGCAGTGACCGCCTGGTTCGCGTATCTCAATCGGTCCAACGATTTCAAAAACTGATTGATTCCATTCTCGACTTCCGAGTTTGCCTGCAGCACGGTTTGCTGGTAGTCAACCGCCAATTGTTGGAAGCTTGCGTTTTGCAAGTTGACATTGTTAACCAGGCGTCCGTAGTTCAGGATGTCCCAGTTAAAGCCGGGTGAGATCCCTCCGCCCACGCTGGATGATTTAAACAGATCTGAAAAATTCTCTGACTCCAGTGCGATCGAACCAACGATCGAAAAGTGGGGAAGAAGGTCAGCGGCAGCGACGCCGATCGCGGCACTTTGAGCGGCGACTTGTCTTTCGGCGGCTCGTACATCAGGCCGACGGCGCAACAGATTAGCAGGCACCCCCACCACAATGTCCGCCGGCGGTGTCGGAATCGGACCCGCTCCCAGTTCGGGTGTCAAATCGCGAGTCGGGATCCCAAGCAATACACAAAGGCGATTGTTGGCACTGCGGACCTGACTCTCGTAGAGAGGAATCGACTGCTGGGTGTTCGACAATACCGTCTGGGCCTGCGTGACATCCAACTCAGTCACCGCGCCGCTCTTGAACCGGACCTCGGCGTAATTCAGTGATTGCTCCTGGATCTTGACATTGTCTTGTGCATATTGCAGTTGCTGTTGAGCCGTCCGCAAATCGATGTAAGTGGCCGCGGTTTCGCTCAGCAACGATAGAAGGACATTGTCGTAGTCTTCAACCGACGCATCCAAGCTGGCATCGGCCGACTCGATATTCCGTCGAAACTTTCCCCAAAAGTCGACTTCCCAAGCGGCCGAAAGTCCTAACGCGCCAGTACCATACCAATGGTTGGGGGGCGAATTGACGATATTCTCGCTGATCCCTACTTGGGTGAAGCTACCGCTTGCTTCTTGCTGCTGGGGAAACAAACCACCGATTGCAATCGCACGAAGGTAGCGAGCCTGCAAGACGCGAAGACCAGCGGATTTGACCGACAGATTCTGCTGATAGGTCTGCTCCATCAGCCCGTCAAGAATCGGGTCATTGAAAGAGGCCCACCAGTCGGCATAGTTGGGCAGTTCGGCGCGGACGCGTTGATCGTACTCGTCGATCCAAGTATCGGCAATCGGCGCCGCTGGCTTGCAATACTCGGGGCCAACCTTGTATCCATTGTCAACGTAATTACGCAAGCTGCCGGTGTGGGCGCAACCTGTGAACATCGTGGCAAAACCGATGAGAGCGATCCTCAACGATTTGCGAGCCGTCATCCTGCGGCGCCTCGCGCAGCCTGGTCGAGCAGGCCTCTTTTCTTTGAACCGTAGCATTTCCGGAAACTCCATTTTCCTGATTCGGTATTAAAAGTCGATGCGTGCTCGCACGCCGGGGACAATTGCGGTGCCGAGCGTCGCTGCATTGGGTTCCACCACTTGCAGGTCGAAGGCGACATGGAAACTTTCATTCATCGCGACATCGTAATACAGCTCGACACCTTGTCCGTCACTCAACAAGTTTGCGATGACAGGGCCGAACTCGTCGCTGATTCCGGTGTAGTACCAACCCAATCCAAACGTATCGTCCCCGCGGCCAGGCAGTTGGCTATGGCCACCAACACCGGCGCTCGCGAACCATGCGATG is part of the Novipirellula aureliae genome and harbors:
- a CDS encoding esterase-like activity of phytase family protein → MTMKSVWMNSVWVFMLLVVPFARPALAAENRLVAAKTASKASSQPIELIGVLRLDGHIRDASGLDEKLEDGSYADFLGGLSAMEYTGTGDRFLLLADRGAGDGKVSYPCRFHEVDLTVDSSTKKITFNLVSTTMFSNLAGESVVGSLTAHQKDLRSKDGREKWTAMDPEGLRFLADGSLLVSDEYGPHLVIANRSGRIESEIQLPQRFRYMLPESGRSHTGIASNRGLEGVALTPSGNRVVAVPQSSLVQDGTIENGMCFGTHCRWLVMDSSDLSASNPVVKNTFEIDYPLEEPSLGVSEILAVDESRFLVLERDYHSGKLAKHKNIFLVDISNATDLSAVESMKAGELPEGTIPVAKQLFIDLLDPEFGLGGDLATEKPEGMCWGKPLADGRRTLWVCCDNDFDPSLASELYCFAVDL
- a CDS encoding DUF3302 domain-containing protein; this translates as MLDKLALFIIFALLVMIAAAIVIIGSIPGKIARKRNHPWPDAVNVASWIGLATGVLWPLAFIWAYLPVPAKSGSGSADAGRDEDYANLKHRIAELEAATKELQSRPPEGSV
- a CDS encoding HlyD family secretion protein encodes the protein MITVMLIGYIACVIVAFKVIKIKVSTTSIATSAFVGVIIFAGIIIVWQQAAPISEQMILQRRVLQVMPDVREFVSKVHVEGNQLVHKGDPIFDVIPDRFQDAVVESAGQLAAAKATVSQMESAVTAAEAAVKGSSADTAAAKAQLDTALALQASEAGAIAKLKIAEAQQSYVAAQASYQVVAAQLKKTKFSLASAKQAVDAAQAGLDIANFNLENCQYTSPIDGRIMNLQIREGTPAARWRFASIGTIEDMSDSYILAIYPQNLLSKVKVGDDVEIAFKRLRGQLATGKVEAVLKYTGEGELMPSGDLPVAATIGSKGKLAVKIRLDDEELAKKLPLGAAGATAIYTDFGGAFHIITKITVRVKGWIYFILPG
- a CDS encoding HlyD family secretion protein, whose product is MVTIITIGYICLVIIVFKVLRVKVTPTTVATAVLTGVVVLGAVIMGWQFSAPMTSQMTVNRNVIPLLSEQDSKEVITKIHVKSDQLVTKGTILWETDKRPNQYALNQAAAQLAVAEANESELEAAVEVAAATVQKAKANQDYQKATLDTAIEIQKLDPQAVAALKVEVQQEIYLSARAAVDQAIAGLQEAKSALQSAQEGIKSLKAQVAIAELNLQQNDVIAPADGYVMNMQIVEGTVTSTAISSAQGIFVDMSETQVVAVFPQNLLANVEPGNLVEIAFKSRPGQIATGKVIAVLEFSGEGQFVTTPVLPIAADVGSKGMLAAKISLDDKVAAKELALGGAGSTAIYTNTGQAFQIITKIAVRLKAWMNYLPV
- a CDS encoding efflux transporter outer membrane subunit, translated to MTARKSLRIALIGFATMFTGCAHTGSLRNYVDNGYKVGPEYCKPAAPIADTWIDEYDQRVRAELPNYADWWASFNDPILDGLMEQTYQQNLSVKSAGLRVLQARYLRAIAIGGLFPQQQEASGSFTQVGISENIVNSPPNHWYGTGALGLSAAWEVDFWGKFRRNIESADASLDASVEDYDNVLLSLLSETAATYIDLRTAQQQLQYAQDNVKIQEQSLNYAEVRFKSGAVTELDVTQAQTVLSNTQQSIPLYESQVRSANNRLCVLLGIPTRDLTPELGAGPIPTPPADIVVGVPANLLRRRPDVRAAERQVAAQSAAIGVAAADLLPHFSIVGSIALESENFSDLFKSSSVGGGISPGFNWDILNYGRLVNNVNLQNASFQQLAVDYQQTVLQANSEVENGINQFLKSLDRLRYANQAVTASQKSVDLALAQYRSGATDFNRVYNLQGALVQAQNTLASVQSDAAQAMVATYKALGGGWEIRYGIRRGPLAMIEEFSKDDSYPTTTDEGNSDLEVTLEQDEPAETDEDAGKSDGKDSADDDEDRMLPPVPTDDELELLKG